Proteins encoded together in one Lysinibacter cavernae window:
- a CDS encoding helix-turn-helix domain-containing protein, whose amino-acid sequence MNATNVQQMNQPVAVIRPGLLDRLKGNSGIRNDEAFARLIGVSRATLQRFKNGDEVSMRAAVGISLAFGLGIGEIVEVRQVEGDPSSRSDVGAAS is encoded by the coding sequence ATGAACGCAACAAACGTACAGCAAATGAACCAGCCGGTTGCGGTGATTCGTCCCGGGCTGCTTGACAGACTCAAAGGAAACTCTGGTATCCGGAACGACGAAGCTTTTGCTCGCCTCATCGGAGTAAGTAGAGCTACCCTTCAGCGATTCAAGAACGGCGACGAAGTTTCGATGCGGGCTGCAGTTGGCATCTCGCTCGCATTCGGTCTCGGAATCGGTGAAATTGTGGAAGTTCGTCAGGTAGAGGGCGATCCATCCTCTCGCAGCGACGTGGGAGCGGCATCATGA
- a CDS encoding RusA family crossover junction endodeoxyribonuclease, producing the protein MITIRVKGKPIPQGSKTAFVVKGRAVVTDANAKLLKPWRKHVAATAREQYTGQMLTGALQVTLLFLFERPASVTRKYPSVKPDVDKVTRAIFDAMTDAGVWKDDALVVDTRQKKEYAATAGVVVTIKEID; encoded by the coding sequence ATGATCACCATCAGGGTCAAGGGCAAGCCGATTCCGCAAGGTTCGAAAACGGCGTTTGTGGTGAAGGGCCGCGCGGTGGTGACGGATGCCAACGCGAAGTTGCTGAAGCCGTGGCGCAAACATGTTGCGGCCACCGCTCGGGAACAATACACCGGCCAAATGCTGACTGGTGCGCTGCAGGTCACGCTCCTCTTCCTCTTCGAGCGTCCCGCGTCTGTGACTCGGAAGTACCCGTCGGTCAAGCCAGACGTGGACAAGGTCACTCGCGCAATCTTTGACGCGATGACGGACGCCGGTGTGTGGAAGGACGACGCGCTCGTCGTTGATACACGGCAGAAAAAAGAGTACGCGGCAACCGCTGGGGTTGTCGTGACTATCAAAGAAATTGACTGA
- a CDS encoding YqaJ viral recombinase family protein: MTAVTYQPQALVDLQGRVLGNDSDRAAWLEARRSVITATEAKTLYKGSNADKAKIVREKVTGESSFFGNRYTEWGTYREPFIAAQLAGHGLELCGDLIHAELNSRHAATPDLIGVDFDEQIVLGEIKTANDVMAVGSPKFEQRGYLWQMLWQMYCFGATRVLFAWEQHDNDWSRWDARPMDDQSRWDEFGPKVLCLNTEWVVLTPQLEVELTKMIAAADRALARLDKQLAETSADEEPVFSPEQLADLVRHGTEKARQLVAETTAKKAKEAAQKAAEAMFTNVTEVYSEVHEGIKFTWSPPGPTEVTQTDLEAARAADPALAEALGVADAACDAAMVAREAIADRWAKHVQGYVSVVPGVPSPSKLTITKQKVKTNE, from the coding sequence ATGACCGCTGTGACGTATCAGCCTCAGGCGCTCGTTGATTTGCAGGGCCGTGTGCTGGGGAATGACTCGGATCGTGCAGCGTGGCTGGAGGCCCGTCGAAGTGTGATCACTGCTACTGAGGCGAAAACTCTTTACAAGGGGTCGAACGCCGATAAAGCAAAGATCGTCCGTGAGAAAGTCACAGGCGAATCGTCCTTCTTCGGAAACCGGTATACGGAGTGGGGCACCTATCGTGAGCCGTTTATCGCTGCTCAACTTGCCGGTCATGGGCTGGAATTGTGCGGTGACTTGATTCACGCCGAGCTCAACTCTCGGCATGCCGCAACTCCGGACTTGATCGGCGTTGACTTTGACGAGCAGATTGTGCTCGGCGAGATCAAGACGGCGAACGATGTCATGGCTGTGGGCTCGCCGAAGTTTGAGCAGCGTGGGTATCTGTGGCAGATGCTGTGGCAGATGTACTGCTTTGGCGCTACTCGCGTGCTCTTTGCATGGGAGCAGCACGACAACGATTGGTCTCGTTGGGATGCACGCCCGATGGATGACCAATCTCGCTGGGACGAGTTTGGGCCTAAAGTGCTGTGTCTCAATACCGAGTGGGTGGTGCTTACTCCACAGCTTGAGGTTGAGCTGACGAAGATGATCGCGGCAGCTGATCGAGCACTTGCGCGACTCGACAAGCAGCTTGCGGAGACGTCGGCTGACGAGGAGCCTGTCTTCTCTCCAGAGCAGCTAGCAGACCTGGTCAGGCATGGTACTGAGAAGGCGCGCCAGCTCGTTGCCGAGACCACAGCGAAGAAGGCTAAAGAAGCTGCCCAGAAGGCAGCTGAGGCCATGTTTACCAACGTCACTGAGGTCTATTCCGAGGTGCACGAGGGCATCAAATTCACGTGGTCGCCGCCTGGACCAACGGAGGTGACCCAGACGGATTTGGAAGCTGCTCGGGCCGCCGACCCTGCGCTGGCCGAAGCCCTCGGTGTGGCCGACGCCGCTTGCGATGCGGCGATGGTTGCGCGTGAGGCCATCGCTGATCGGTGGGCGAAGCATGTGCAGGGATACGTGTCTGTGGTGCCGGGTGTGCCGTCTCCATCGAAATTGACGATTACGAAGCAGAAAGTGAAGACCAATGAGTAG
- the bet gene encoding phage recombination protein Bet, protein MSSTAVAVKGLPVSSDVGQWSSQETAFAQAIGLVKTNGQGKLIPAPRETIEAFLHQCRRTGLDPVARQIYCIERGGKYGIQVSIDGARLVAERTGQYEGQTPAEWTADGITWVAVWLSDQAPAAGRVGVYRAGFRDPVYGVARFSSYSTGQNLWRKMPEVMIAKCAEMLALRKAFPQDLSGLYSSEEMEQAGGRTAAAPRAEASPHLLPAEASAPAAEAVQVFSQDWVKRAALCRDYEELRPVFAEAQAAGELGIPVDASGKTLNVYLRELKASLPEKAEPVAAESNAPAVDDTGWAVPGGDAAAPVTDWPTTKVPGEAVEGKANAATGEVEYDESEII, encoded by the coding sequence ATGAGTAGTACAGCTGTGGCGGTGAAAGGCCTGCCTGTATCGAGTGATGTAGGGCAATGGTCATCTCAGGAGACTGCATTCGCGCAGGCGATCGGCCTGGTCAAGACGAATGGCCAGGGGAAGCTGATCCCAGCACCACGGGAGACGATCGAGGCGTTCCTGCATCAGTGCCGCCGGACTGGTTTGGACCCGGTAGCCCGTCAGATTTATTGCATTGAGCGCGGCGGTAAGTACGGCATTCAGGTGAGCATCGACGGTGCGCGGCTGGTTGCTGAGCGTACTGGCCAGTATGAGGGGCAGACGCCCGCCGAGTGGACGGCAGACGGTATTACTTGGGTGGCGGTGTGGCTGAGTGATCAGGCTCCTGCTGCTGGGCGTGTGGGCGTGTATCGCGCTGGTTTTCGTGATCCGGTTTACGGTGTGGCCCGGTTCTCGTCGTACTCGACGGGGCAAAACCTCTGGAGGAAAATGCCGGAGGTGATGATCGCGAAGTGTGCCGAGATGCTGGCACTCCGGAAGGCGTTTCCACAGGACCTGAGTGGGCTGTACTCGTCGGAGGAGATGGAGCAAGCAGGAGGTCGGACTGCAGCCGCACCTCGTGCTGAGGCTTCGCCTCACTTGCTGCCTGCTGAGGCATCTGCCCCGGCAGCTGAGGCTGTGCAAGTGTTTTCCCAGGACTGGGTGAAGCGTGCGGCGCTGTGTAGGGATTACGAGGAACTGCGGCCGGTGTTCGCGGAGGCTCAGGCTGCCGGTGAGTTGGGTATCCCCGTTGATGCCTCGGGCAAGACGCTCAACGTTTATTTGCGCGAGTTGAAGGCGAGCTTGCCGGAGAAAGCCGAACCCGTGGCAGCCGAGTCGAATGCACCTGCGGTTGATGATACTGGTTGGGCGGTTCCTGGTGGTGATGCGGCGGCTCCAGTGACGGATTGGCCGACAACGAAGGTGCCTGGTGAGGCTGTCGAGGGTAAGGCTAATGCGGCTACGGGTGAGGTCGAGTATGACGAGAGCGAGATCATCTAA
- a CDS encoding ParB/RepB/Spo0J family partition protein has protein sequence MTGTIEHIDPRELIIAANVRKDVKLKPEFVSSIRESGILSPPMVTHNKDGALEVVLGQRRTLAAIEAGLETMPVYVVGESEANAARVIDQLAENEQREELSDAERLGGYRELAMFGLSAGDIAKSTGTSKTRVETALSIAAVPAAVEAVAEKQLTLEQGAIVADFCSDFADDEELIAELLAAEPDEIERNAPTLRREATLRAQAAVVRADAEDAGLTVLDVPLDSMYVPLPVTDEGYVRLGRYAFPATPSAEISSEEAALIEGVVIRICRDWGVIDGVNQQVAQAVFYVPEAAAEQLVPKQYDSSSGRTDEEQAAYEAERVRRELERQRASDAKEARVEFAVQVLQRKGLPGQWADFAALALAHDARESVNIDGLAEAIGIKSGYPGDTRGVTELALKKRGNRYLLALGFDAAERTLGHVPAFLVTYFGWLVAWGYAMSEFEMELLREAHVSIAGEDADEVVDGADEAEGEAE, from the coding sequence ATGACCGGAACGATTGAACACATCGACCCGCGCGAACTGATCATTGCGGCGAATGTTCGCAAGGATGTGAAGCTCAAGCCCGAGTTCGTGAGCTCCATTCGCGAGTCTGGAATTCTGTCACCGCCAATGGTGACCCACAACAAAGACGGCGCATTGGAGGTTGTCCTCGGTCAACGGCGCACACTCGCCGCAATAGAGGCTGGCCTTGAAACGATGCCTGTCTACGTGGTGGGGGAGTCGGAGGCGAATGCGGCTCGTGTCATTGATCAGCTCGCGGAGAATGAGCAGCGCGAAGAGTTGAGCGACGCTGAGCGCCTGGGCGGGTACCGCGAGTTAGCGATGTTCGGACTTTCAGCGGGCGATATCGCGAAGTCGACAGGCACCTCTAAGACAAGAGTTGAGACAGCCTTGTCGATTGCGGCGGTCCCGGCCGCGGTGGAAGCGGTAGCTGAGAAACAGTTGACGCTGGAGCAGGGTGCAATTGTGGCTGATTTTTGTTCAGACTTTGCTGACGATGAGGAATTGATTGCTGAGTTGCTCGCGGCTGAGCCTGACGAGATTGAGCGCAATGCTCCAACGCTGCGCAGAGAAGCAACTCTCCGCGCGCAGGCCGCTGTCGTTCGTGCAGATGCCGAAGACGCCGGGTTGACTGTTTTGGATGTGCCCTTGGACAGCATGTACGTGCCGCTACCTGTGACTGATGAGGGCTATGTGCGGTTGGGTCGGTACGCGTTTCCGGCAACTCCGTCGGCAGAAATATCGAGTGAAGAGGCCGCCCTGATAGAAGGCGTCGTGATTCGAATTTGCAGAGACTGGGGTGTGATTGATGGTGTCAATCAGCAGGTTGCGCAGGCCGTCTTCTATGTGCCTGAGGCGGCGGCCGAGCAGTTGGTTCCGAAGCAGTACGACAGCTCGAGCGGGCGCACGGACGAGGAGCAGGCTGCATATGAGGCCGAGCGCGTCAGGCGCGAGCTCGAAAGGCAACGTGCTTCAGACGCGAAAGAAGCGCGGGTCGAGTTCGCGGTGCAGGTTCTTCAGCGTAAAGGACTGCCTGGGCAGTGGGCAGATTTCGCCGCGTTGGCGCTGGCTCACGACGCCCGCGAGTCTGTGAATATTGACGGCCTCGCTGAAGCGATCGGAATCAAATCGGGATATCCCGGCGATACACGCGGTGTCACTGAGCTGGCCTTGAAGAAGAGGGGCAATCGGTATCTTTTGGCGCTGGGGTTTGATGCGGCCGAACGTACTTTGGGGCACGTGCCGGCGTTTTTGGTGACCTATTTCGGTTGGCTTGTGGCCTGGGGGTACGCCATGTCGGAGTTTGAGATGGAGCTTCTAAGAGAGGCGCATGTTTCCATCGCAGGCGAAGATGCTGATGAGGTTGTTGATGGTGCTGACGAGGCTGAGGGGGAAGCGGAGTGA
- a CDS encoding helix-turn-helix domain-containing protein, translating to MSNRALHWAWELELPMSQKFVLIALADMADEAHSCYPGQKMLAKMVGGSVDTIQRALTGLEGRGAISRKRRFREDGYRTSDRYVLSVGEVLKPEKKLKPQNPTLDIPTQDSAPTLGRNLPHLRPQKQGGKNHQLTTREPSVNPDTAFDEFWKVYPRKAGKAAALKSFLKAAAAVGTEVLLEAVKRYASDPGLPREKRFIPHPATWLNQGRWDDEPEAGNGGQLGESVVLVHKLREEESREAFTGSRAIDAGAGF from the coding sequence ATGAGCAATAGGGCACTGCACTGGGCATGGGAATTGGAACTACCCATGTCGCAGAAGTTCGTGTTGATCGCGCTTGCAGATATGGCAGATGAAGCTCACTCATGTTACCCCGGTCAAAAGATGCTGGCAAAGATGGTCGGGGGGTCGGTAGACACCATCCAACGCGCCCTTACTGGCCTAGAGGGGCGAGGCGCAATCTCCCGAAAGCGACGATTCAGGGAAGACGGATACCGCACGAGCGATCGCTACGTGCTCAGCGTCGGAGAAGTCCTGAAACCCGAGAAAAAACTTAAGCCGCAAAATCCTACCTTGGATATTCCTACACAAGATTCAGCCCCTACCTTAGGCCGCAATCTGCCCCACCTTAGGCCGCAGAAACAGGGGGGCAAGAACCATCAGTTAACCACCAGAGAACCATCAGTTAACCCCGACACCGCTTTTGATGAGTTTTGGAAGGTCTATCCACGGAAAGCAGGTAAGGCTGCTGCTCTTAAGAGCTTCTTGAAAGCTGCGGCAGCGGTCGGTACAGAAGTACTGCTGGAAGCGGTGAAAAGATACGCGTCTGATCCTGGGCTGCCCCGTGAGAAACGATTCATTCCGCACCCGGCGACGTGGCTCAATCAGGGCCGCTGGGACGATGAGCCCGAAGCCGGCAACGGTGGTCAGCTCGGCGAGTCAGTTGTCCTGGTGCACAAGTTACGAGAGGAGGAGTCCCGTGAAGCTTTCACAGGTAGCAGAGCTATTGACGCTGGCGCAGGGTTTTGA
- a CDS encoding replicative DNA helicase yields the protein MSMHDVEAEQCALGGMMLSKAVVWEVMEVLEPTDFHDPKHETIARTIVALASSGEPTDPVAVFNRLRDDQTGIDAPYLHHLVEVTPTAANAAYYAGIVRQRAERRRLKEAAVSINQLAAEENETPADLVERARGLVDDVSRSTKRQIRRIGESLPALYESLDQAPEFIKTPWADLNQVVGGLRAGTLTIIGARPGIGKTVVGLQIAHELAREGSVGYVSLEMSESDIQKRLHAQVAQIPMSSLMDHQMMPTHWQSVAKVRAGLEQIPLYIADDLETLTQIQSFARSLARRGNFKGLVVDYLQLMTSGKREESRQQEVSSFSRSLKLLAGDLGIPIIALSQLNRAVEGRKTGKPQLADLRESGSIEQDADVVMLLHRDEKQRPNDLEIIVAKNRHGKQGDVTLKWEGVFARAITRPWSPTALLEKDDLRG from the coding sequence ATGAGCATGCACGATGTAGAGGCCGAGCAATGCGCTCTTGGTGGGATGATGCTTTCCAAAGCTGTCGTTTGGGAAGTCATGGAAGTTCTCGAGCCAACTGACTTCCACGACCCGAAGCACGAGACGATTGCTCGCACGATTGTGGCGTTGGCAAGCTCAGGCGAGCCGACAGACCCAGTGGCGGTGTTCAACCGGCTGCGGGACGATCAGACCGGTATTGACGCTCCGTATCTGCATCACCTGGTGGAGGTCACTCCTACGGCTGCAAACGCAGCGTACTATGCGGGGATTGTTCGGCAGCGCGCCGAACGCCGCAGGCTAAAAGAGGCTGCGGTGAGTATCAATCAGCTTGCCGCTGAGGAGAACGAAACGCCTGCGGATTTGGTTGAGCGGGCGCGCGGCTTGGTCGACGATGTTTCTCGGTCTACGAAGCGTCAGATTCGCCGCATTGGCGAGTCGCTGCCGGCCCTGTATGAGTCCCTCGATCAGGCACCTGAATTCATCAAGACGCCTTGGGCTGACCTTAACCAGGTTGTCGGCGGATTGCGCGCCGGGACGTTGACAATCATCGGAGCCAGGCCAGGCATCGGCAAGACCGTTGTGGGCCTGCAGATCGCTCACGAGTTGGCAAGGGAGGGCAGCGTCGGCTACGTCTCGCTAGAGATGAGCGAATCGGATATCCAGAAGCGTCTTCACGCTCAGGTCGCGCAAATCCCGATGAGCTCGCTGATGGATCACCAGATGATGCCGACGCACTGGCAGTCAGTGGCGAAGGTGCGTGCAGGGCTGGAGCAGATTCCGCTTTACATCGCGGATGATTTGGAGACGCTGACGCAGATTCAGAGCTTCGCGCGGTCACTTGCGCGCCGGGGCAATTTCAAAGGCCTTGTCGTGGACTACCTCCAGCTCATGACCTCAGGTAAGCGCGAGGAATCCAGGCAGCAGGAAGTCTCAAGCTTCTCTCGCTCGCTGAAGCTGCTCGCGGGTGACCTTGGCATTCCGATCATTGCCCTGTCGCAGCTCAATCGTGCAGTGGAGGGGCGCAAGACCGGGAAGCCACAGCTTGCCGATCTGCGCGAATCAGGGTCGATTGAACAGGACGCCGACGTGGTCATGCTGCTGCATCGGGATGAGAAGCAGCGACCGAACGATTTGGAAATCATCGTGGCCAAGAACCGCCACGGAAAACAGGGTGATGTGACGTTGAAATGGGAGGGCGTTTTTGCTCGTGCCATTACTCGTCCATGGTCACCAACCGCATTACTCGAAAAAGACGATCTAAGGGGTTAG
- a CDS encoding HNH endonuclease: MARTNGQLYKRLRREFKDEHQPLNTPCWICGQPTIEWDTHGQDNSFELDHYHSVSEHPELETDPSNFRVSHRTCNNQRSNKAPRLGLGTLSQTYYPQQPNT, translated from the coding sequence ATGGCACGCACCAACGGACAGCTCTACAAGCGCCTACGCCGAGAGTTCAAAGACGAACACCAACCACTCAACACACCCTGCTGGATATGCGGACAACCCACCATCGAATGGGACACACACGGCCAAGACAACTCATTCGAACTCGACCACTACCACTCAGTCAGCGAACACCCCGAACTCGAAACAGACCCAAGCAACTTCCGAGTCTCACACCGCACATGCAACAACCAAAGATCAAACAAAGCACCACGCCTCGGACTCGGCACCCTCTCACAAACCTACTACCCCCAACAACCCAACACTTAG
- a CDS encoding DNA methyltransferase, with the protein MIVERLSVSDLVEYHRNPRKGDVSAIAESLRARGQYKPLVVNRGSVTGLRNEILAGNHTFRAAVSLGWESIEVVLVDVSADEAAQIVLTDNRIADLGGYDDAQLLDLLEAVSSLDGTGYAVADVDVLALEFRPPASLTDPDEVPDTPTAPVSVEGDIWHLGNHVLLVGDCTDRELVRAAAPGVPSVVWTDPPYGVSYTGKTDKALSIKNDGLADAENVTRGAISVIATLCSPGSPVYVAHSDVLRPALHDAMSEHGLMWRQTLVWVKPSFVLGHSDYQPRHEPIAEAVIEFEPVAYGFTGGGSGRLGRGGPNWHGDNRQSTVFEVAKPHRNAEHPTMKPVELIERMLRNSIAPGGLVFDPFGGSGSTMIAAHRLGLKSFLVELDPAYADVICQRWQEHSGVVPRRNGEAVSFV; encoded by the coding sequence GTGATCGTTGAAAGATTGTCAGTTTCGGACTTGGTTGAGTATCACCGAAACCCGAGGAAGGGCGACGTTTCAGCGATTGCGGAGTCGCTGCGTGCGCGCGGGCAGTACAAGCCCCTTGTGGTGAATCGTGGCTCGGTAACGGGGTTGCGTAATGAGATTCTTGCGGGGAATCACACGTTTCGTGCTGCGGTTTCGTTGGGTTGGGAATCCATTGAGGTTGTCCTGGTTGATGTGTCTGCGGACGAGGCAGCGCAGATTGTTCTTACTGACAATCGGATTGCCGATCTTGGCGGGTACGACGATGCTCAGTTGCTCGATCTGCTCGAGGCTGTGTCTTCATTGGACGGCACGGGTTATGCGGTGGCTGACGTTGACGTGTTGGCTTTGGAATTTCGTCCACCGGCGTCTCTGACTGATCCTGATGAAGTGCCGGATACCCCTACTGCGCCAGTATCGGTTGAGGGTGACATCTGGCATCTCGGCAATCATGTTTTGCTGGTCGGCGATTGTACGGATCGTGAGCTGGTACGTGCGGCTGCCCCAGGGGTGCCTTCTGTGGTGTGGACTGATCCACCGTATGGCGTGAGCTATACAGGAAAAACAGACAAGGCACTGTCGATCAAGAATGACGGGCTTGCGGATGCCGAGAACGTGACGCGTGGAGCGATATCGGTGATTGCAACTCTGTGCTCGCCGGGTTCTCCCGTTTATGTGGCCCATTCTGATGTGCTTCGCCCCGCCCTGCATGACGCGATGAGTGAGCATGGTCTGATGTGGCGGCAAACGTTGGTGTGGGTGAAGCCGTCTTTTGTGCTGGGTCATTCTGACTACCAGCCGAGGCATGAGCCAATCGCGGAAGCTGTGATTGAGTTCGAGCCCGTCGCATACGGTTTTACCGGTGGCGGCTCAGGGCGGCTAGGTCGAGGCGGCCCTAACTGGCATGGCGACAACCGACAGTCAACCGTATTCGAGGTGGCAAAGCCGCACCGAAATGCGGAGCATCCGACGATGAAACCAGTTGAGTTGATCGAGCGAATGTTGCGCAACTCGATCGCTCCGGGCGGGCTGGTTTTTGATCCATTCGGCGGGTCGGGCAGCACAATGATTGCAGCTCATCGTTTGGGATTGAAATCATTCTTGGTGGAGCTTGATCCTGCATATGCGGATGTGATTTGCCAGCGTTGGCAAGAACACTCCGGTGTGGTTCCTCGGCGTAATGGCGAGGCTGTCAGTTTCGTTTAG
- a CDS encoding terminase small subunit: MIAAERTKRDEQALDLRRAGMTLEAITKQLSFKSVNEAKASLKRAMQRSGGPISDLEDLRALELDRLDRMQVALWPAATRGEVTAVDRVLKIQEQRLRIARVKREELSRLTDSFDEAVAALDLATEDIAAAEAGRVLAQRIDAACASGDPMQETKALYLIPHLMNVLRELGATPASRDEIASGTAAVAGQSAVDEDSEPDDELEAFRKGKRSS, from the coding sequence GTGATTGCTGCTGAGCGGACGAAGCGTGACGAGCAAGCATTAGATTTGCGTCGAGCTGGCATGACGCTGGAAGCCATTACGAAGCAGCTTTCGTTCAAGAGCGTCAATGAGGCTAAAGCCTCACTCAAGCGGGCGATGCAACGATCTGGCGGGCCGATTAGCGATCTTGAGGATTTACGGGCGTTGGAGCTTGACCGACTTGACCGTATGCAGGTTGCGTTGTGGCCTGCAGCGACGCGTGGTGAGGTTACCGCAGTCGATCGAGTTTTGAAGATTCAGGAGCAGCGCTTACGAATTGCGCGGGTGAAGCGCGAGGAGCTGTCTCGTTTGACGGATTCGTTTGATGAGGCGGTCGCCGCGTTGGATTTGGCGACAGAGGATATTGCTGCGGCTGAAGCCGGGAGGGTGCTTGCGCAGCGTATTGATGCGGCGTGCGCATCGGGTGACCCGATGCAAGAGACGAAGGCGCTGTACCTGATTCCGCATTTGATGAACGTGCTTCGTGAGCTTGGAGCGACGCCTGCGTCTCGCGACGAGATCGCCTCCGGTACAGCAGCGGTTGCCGGGCAATCTGCTGTTGATGAGGATTCCGAACCGGATGATGAGTTGGAAGCATTCAGGAAGGGTAAGCGGTCCTCATGA
- a CDS encoding terminase large subunit domain-containing protein: MTQVFGITEPRIFTKPLRELTPETTHGFEVIAFAKQFLGITLYLWQEWLLIHALELKPDGTYRFSRVFVLVARQNGKTTLLMVLTLWWMFVDSKRFPEHLAARDFMVLGVAQDLDQAEEAWEEALSYCDPDDKPRSGYVPFANPVLQRHSRRPSRRNGKKEMRLKSGAVYKVKATSRKAGRGKSAARIILDELREHTDWQAWAAITKTTRNKFNNQIWGISNAGDARSVVLMKMRDEAIKIVEEWDRYVETGIKSVEEYLEGVVSDDLAIFEWSAIDGLPVNDLDGIRQANPSLGYSSISLSQILSEAATEPEEIFRTETLCQWVTSRVPAYMDWPEWQACADGPDDDGVGGSALAEDSPLCLSIDTSAKRDFTSIAIAGYRDDGRIHGEVVAQRAGMLWGVDYVTKVAQHLGIECVAVQARGCAAVDFVEPLEKAGLKIIRIEGSALGSAAGRIRDRARDDRLRHRSQPSLDLAVANGITKKLGEVVAWNREGSVVDIAGLVALSQAIYGLENLPPEPEAVPPPPPQAEIVTRIDVTPADANLATAAF; this comes from the coding sequence ATGACGCAAGTTTTTGGTATCACCGAGCCGCGCATTTTTACCAAGCCGCTACGGGAACTGACACCAGAAACGACACACGGCTTTGAGGTCATCGCCTTTGCTAAGCAGTTCCTTGGGATCACACTGTATCTCTGGCAAGAATGGCTGCTCATCCATGCGCTCGAATTGAAGCCTGACGGTACATATCGGTTCAGTCGAGTATTTGTGCTCGTGGCTCGTCAAAACGGTAAAACGACGCTGCTCATGGTTCTCACCCTGTGGTGGATGTTTGTGGATTCAAAGCGGTTCCCTGAGCATCTCGCCGCTCGCGACTTCATGGTGCTCGGTGTGGCCCAAGACTTAGACCAAGCCGAGGAAGCGTGGGAAGAAGCGCTCTCCTATTGCGACCCTGACGACAAGCCGCGATCCGGTTATGTGCCGTTTGCGAACCCAGTGTTGCAGCGGCACTCTCGTCGACCGTCGCGCCGGAATGGTAAGAAGGAGATGCGCCTCAAATCTGGTGCGGTGTACAAGGTCAAGGCGACCAGCCGTAAGGCCGGCCGTGGGAAATCGGCCGCTCGTATCATTCTGGACGAGCTGCGCGAGCACACTGACTGGCAAGCATGGGCCGCGATAACGAAGACCACTCGAAACAAGTTCAATAACCAGATTTGGGGTATCTCAAACGCTGGAGATGCCCGCTCCGTTGTGCTGATGAAGATGCGCGATGAGGCAATCAAGATTGTCGAAGAGTGGGACAGGTACGTTGAGACGGGCATCAAATCCGTTGAGGAGTATCTAGAGGGCGTTGTTTCTGACGATCTGGCTATTTTTGAATGGTCAGCGATCGACGGACTGCCTGTCAACGATCTTGACGGCATTCGTCAGGCCAATCCGTCGCTAGGGTATTCGAGTATTTCGTTGAGTCAGATTTTGTCTGAGGCGGCGACGGAGCCTGAAGAGATATTTCGCACCGAAACGCTGTGTCAGTGGGTTACCTCTCGCGTCCCGGCCTATATGGATTGGCCAGAGTGGCAAGCGTGCGCAGACGGGCCCGACGATGACGGTGTGGGCGGTTCAGCCCTTGCCGAGGACTCGCCATTGTGCTTGTCGATTGATACATCAGCGAAGCGTGACTTTACTTCGATTGCCATTGCGGGCTACCGCGATGACGGACGCATCCACGGCGAGGTTGTGGCCCAGCGTGCGGGCATGCTTTGGGGTGTCGATTATGTCACGAAGGTTGCTCAGCACCTTGGTATTGAGTGTGTGGCAGTACAGGCACGCGGATGTGCAGCGGTTGATTTTGTCGAGCCTCTAGAAAAGGCCGGCCTCAAAATAATTCGCATCGAGGGTTCCGCTCTTGGCTCTGCGGCCGGGCGTATTCGCGACCGTGCGCGCGACGACAGATTGCGACACCGTTCTCAGCCGTCGCTTGATTTGGCTGTGGCGAATGGCATAACCAAAAAGCTTGGCGAAGTCGTGGCTTGGAACCGCGAGGGTTCAGTGGTCGATATTGCAGGCTTGGTTGCTTTGTCTCAAGCAATATACGGGCTTGAGAATCTCCCGCCTGAACCAGAGGCGGTGCCTCCACCACCTCCGCAAGCGGAAATTGTCACACGAATCGACGTGACCCCAGCCGACGCCAACCTGGCGACGGCCGCATTCTGA